TCCGCAGTGGGTCTTGTGTTGTCCCAGAAGAAATCCCCTTCAATGGTATTTACATCTTTAGGAGCTTTTTTAAGCATTCGTGCATGTATGGTATCTGCATTTTCGCTAAGAAAATCGGGCATTTCAAAGTCTGCCATATAATCACCCCACCTTCGTTGTATTATTCATGTCAATTGATTCTTCATCTACGGTAATTACAGTGTAATCATAATACAATTCCCCATTGTTCTGCCAGGTAAAAGCAAAGTCCTTTACATCCTTGGTCATGGGATGAACTATCAATGTATCTGTGGTCATTCTTTTAACTTCAAGTTCTATAGCTTCCCTTGAATACAGTGAATCCGACAAGGTATCCAATTCATGACCGTATAATCTACTGTAAGCTCTAAATCCCACAGGAGTATTCATTGCTTTATTGCACCATTGTTCATAAGCTTCCAGTCTGTTACATCTTGCTAAAGTTCCATCCGGGTTTCTTACAAATTCACCCTTGTTAAAGTCAAATTTATAGGAACCTTTATATCCTGCATCACTATTATTACCACTGGTAGTACTAGTACTTGATGATGTGGTATCATTTGTATAATCACTATCCGGAAATAGATTAGGCATTTCTCACCCTCCCTATAACTATAAATTCACTTCCTACCTGGGCAACCAATACCCTGTCACCTGACTTCAGGGGTTTTAACATTTCTGGAGTTTTTACATTATGTGAATGACTGTATTCTCCTCCAGCAACATCAGTTTGAGTAAAATAATCCTTATCCAGTTTTAAATAGTCAAGTACCTTGTAATCCGTTATCTCATGTTTAAAGTTATCAAGTTTCAACCCTGCTTCTGTCATAGTGCCAAATTCAACGCCAAGTCCCGAAACAGCATTATTTACAGATTTATTAGTGTGGTCTTTCATTGTACTAGCTAGTTCCTCCATCTCCCGCATAAAACTTCCTCCTTATATAATCCATAGTTCCAACGGTTAACTCCATCTTCCCACTGCTTCCCAAAGTGTGTGTAACACTTGCCACATATAGTTCAACGCCATCAAGGCTTACTTTATCCCCTGCCCTTATGGTATTTATATCAACGCCACAGCTTATATTTATATAGTCCTCACCTGTGCTAAAAATGGAATCTGCTTTTTTCTTGGCTTCATCTGCATTTGTTACCTTGTCGTCCTGAACTATCTTTCTTAAAGTACCATAACCTCTGGTTTCTTTTTCATAGATACCAATGACGGGCGATAAGCTTTCATCCTGCTGTGTTCCTAAAACTTTTACCTGGGTTACAGCACCTTCGAGAGAACTGTATTCCTCTATTTCCTCTGCTATGGATTCTAATTTCCATACAGTAGTATTTGTACCTATCTCAATCAGATCCAGTTTATCTTCCTGCATCCTGACTTTGTAGAGCTTACCGCCTTTCTGGGCTGTCTCCTTCAGGTCTTTAAATATCATGTCAAGAATTTTATCGCCACCTCTGTATATATTCTTGGCAAGCCCTATTCCTGTATCTGCAAAAATTCCTATAGGTATATTCCAGTCACCTGCATACCTTGTTATCCTCTGAGTGGCGGTCTGACCCTCTATGTGCTGGTACTCATCCTCTGAATTTTCAAGATAGACTGTTCTCTCCTTACATTCAAGGTTCAGGTAATGCTCTTTTCTGTTTCGATCCCTTTCCCATACAACACCTTTAAACACCCTTACATCAGTGCTTCCATTAAAGGGAGTATCCCATATTTCAATACCATTGCCTTTAACAAACTGTATGCTCTGGAGCTGTTCAGTTTCAATCAGCTTGACTGTGGCCATATATGCTATGGAATCTATGCTTTCCTGCAGGGTAACACCCTCATTTAAATTGCCAACCTTATAATTATCTTTTGCGATTATACTTATCATAGTATCACCTACCTAACATAATCAGTGCAAATCCAGCCTCCATGGTTGCTCCAGTATATATCTGCCCAATTACCCTGTATGCTTCCAATCTTATAGCACTCATCCTTTTTAACTGTTCCCCTTATTCCATAACTTTCTCCAGGTCCATCTCTCACATTCAAAACATCTGCGGTAACTATTATCCACTCTCCTGCCCTGTGGGAATACTTTGCACCACTACTTTCCGTAGTAGTTTGTCTATTATCTTGAAGAGTGGAATCGACCTGGGATATTTTAAGGTCCCTATGTG
This window of the Clostridium kluyveri DSM 555 genome carries:
- a CDS encoding DUF2634 domain-containing protein, which produces MPNLFPDSDYTNDTTSSSTSTTSGNNSDAGYKGSYKFDFNKGEFVRNPDGTLARCNRLEAYEQWCNKAMNTPVGFRAYSRLYGHELDTLSDSLYSREAIELEVKRMTTDTLIVHPMTKDVKDFAFTWQNNGELYYDYTVITVDEESIDMNNTTKVG
- a CDS encoding XkdQ/YqbQ family protein is translated as MISIIAKDNYKVGNLNEGVTLQESIDSIAYMATVKLIETEQLQSIQFVKGNGIEIWDTPFNGSTDVRVFKGVVWERDRNRKEHYLNLECKERTVYLENSEDEYQHIEGQTATQRITRYAGDWNIPIGIFADTGIGLAKNIYRGGDKILDMIFKDLKETAQKGGKLYKVRMQEDKLDLIEIGTNTTVWKLESIAEEIEEYSSLEGAVTQVKVLGTQQDESLSPVIGIYEKETRGYGTLRKIVQDDKVTNADEAKKKADSIFSTGEDYINISCGVDINTIRAGDKVSLDGVELYVASVTHTLGSSGKMELTVGTMDYIRRKFYAGDGGTS